From the Carya illinoinensis cultivar Pawnee chromosome 4, C.illinoinensisPawnee_v1, whole genome shotgun sequence genome, one window contains:
- the LOC122306712 gene encoding protein COFACTOR ASSEMBLY OF COMPLEX C SUBUNIT B CCB1, chloroplastic, whose product MAAKTLFPHPHPLTTLSLPSSNSKSHHKLWPGRAPNPTRPRSVAVCASHSIQDHVLSSAVLVERLHHHSPSSLILLSESMGYSSASYYTSLGLFVISVPGLWSLIKRSVKSKIVQKTFIAEGEGRKAPNQLAGEILSFFTRNNFAVTERGETVTFEGMMVPSRGQAALLTFCTCISLASVALVLTITVPDFGNNWFWLTILSPFAGAYYWKRASRKEQIKVKMMVADDGTLSEIIVQGDDQQVEQMRKELLLSEKGMVYVKGIFER is encoded by the exons ATGGCAGCTAAGACGCTATTCCCACATCCCCACCCTCTgacgactctctctctcccttcctcCAATTCCAAGTCCCACCATAAACTATGGCCCGGACGGGCTCCGAACCCCACAAGGCCCAGAAGCGTGGCGGTGTGTGCCTCCCACTCCATCCAAGACCATGTCTTATCCTCCGCTGTTCTTGTGGAACGGCTTCACCACCATAGCCCTTCCTCGCTCATATTACTTTCAGAGAGCATGGGTTATTCTTCGGCTAGCTACTATACTTCATTGGGTCTATTTGTCATCTCAGTTCCTGGCCTCTGGTCCCTTATCAAGCGATCTGTGAAGTCCAAG ATTGTGCAGAAGACATTTATAGCGGAAGGAGAAGGGAGAAAGGCACCTAATCAGTTAGCAGGAGAAATCCTATCTTTCTTTACCCGCAACAATTTTGCGGTGACCGAGAGAGGAGAGACCGTAAC TTTTGAAGGCATGATGGTACCAAGCCGAGGCCAAGCAGCCTTGCTCACTTTCTGCACCTGCATCAGCCTGGCAAGCGTGGCCCTTGTTCTTACAATAACCGTACCAGATTTTGGCAATAATTGGTTTTGGCTTACGATCCTAAGTCCATTTGC AGGAGCTTATTACTGGAAACGAGCATCAAGAAAGGAGCAGATCAAGGTTAAAATGATGGTTGCAGATGATGGGACCCTTTCCGAGATCATCGTTCAAGGGGATGACCAGCAAGTGGAGCAAATGAGAAAAGAGCTTCTGCTCAGTGAAAAGGGTATGGTGTATGTCAAGGGAATCTTCGAGAGATGA
- the LOC122306711 gene encoding cytochrome b-c1 complex subunit Rieske-4, mitochondrial-like, with product MLRVAARRLSSLSPSSPWRLNQSASAIVSRYLSFNGSYSSSSSHPRSDISYSSFSLRPDLFQLPFKGPGFASESLTPTKENSIVPDIAATVAAVKNPTSKILYDEYNHERYPPGDPSKRAFAYFVLTGGRFVYASVIRLLILKFVLSMSASKDVLAMASLEVDLSSIEPGSTVTVKWRGKPVFIRRRTEDDIKLANSVDVGSLRDPQLDSERVKNPEWLVVVGVCTHLGCIPLPNAGDFGGWFCPCHGSHYDISGRIRKGPAPYNLEVPTYSFLEENKLLVG from the exons ATGCTGAGGGTTGCAGCGAGGAGGCTATCTTCTCTTTCTCCATCGTCGCCTTGGAGGCTCAACCAGTCCGCCTCCGCCATCGTCTCTCGTTATTTATCGTTCAACGGTAGTTATTCCTCGTCTTCCAGTCACCCCCGATCCGATATCTCCTACTCATCTTTTTCCCTCCGACCCGACTTATTCCAACTACCCTTCAAAG GTCCAGGTTTTGCTTCCGAGTCTCTTACCCCAACAAAGGAAAACAGCATAGTTCCAGACATTGCTGCAACTGTGGCAGCTGTTAAGAACCCTACTTCCAAGATCCTTTATGATGAGTACAACCATGAGCGTTACCCTCCAGGTGACCCCAGTAAGCGGGCATTTGCCTATTTTGTCCTGACCGGTGGTAGGTTTGTCTATGCCTCAGTGATTCGTCTCCTCATCCTCAAGTTTGTGCTGAGCATGTCAGCCAGTAAGGATGTTCTTGCAATGGCCTCGCTTGAGGTTGATCTGTCCAGTATTGAGCCGGGCTCTACTGTGACTGTTAAGTGGCGTGGAAAGCCAGTCTTCATCAGGCGCCGAACTGAGGATGATATAAAGCTGGCAAATAGTGTTGATGTTGGATCTCTTCGAGACCCACAGCTGGACTCAGAGAGGGTTAAGAATCCTGAATGGCTCGTTGTTGTTGGAGTCTGCACACATCTGGGTTGCATTCCCTTGCCAAATGCCGGTGACTTCGGTGGATGGTTCTGCCCATGCCATGGATCCCATTATGATATATCTGGTAGGATACGTAAGGGGCCAGCTCCATACAATTTGGAGGTACCGACTTACTCCTTTCTGGAAGAGAACAAGTTACTGGTTGGTTGA
- the LOC122306710 gene encoding cytochrome b-c1 complex subunit Rieske-4, mitochondrial-like: MLRVAARRLSSLSPSSPWRLNQSASAIVSRYLSFNGSYFSLSDQPTSDISFYSSFSLRPDLFQLPFKGPGFASESLTPTKENSIVPDVAATVAAVKNPTSKILYDEYNHERYPPGDPSKRAFAYFVLTGGRFVYASVIRLLILKFVLSMSASKDVLAMASLEVDLSSIEPGSTVTVKWRGKPVFIRRRTEDDIKLANSVDVGSLRDPQLDSERVKNPEWLIVVGVCTHLGCIPLPNAGDFGGWFCPCHGSHYDISGRIRKGPAPYNLEVPTYSFLEENKLLVG; encoded by the exons ATGCTGAGGGTTGCAGCGAGGAGGCTATCTTCTCTTTCTCCATCGTCGCCTTGGAGGCTCAACCAGTCCGCCTCCGCCATCGTCTCTCGTTATTTATCCTTCAACGGTAGTTATTTCTCGCTTTCCGATCAGCCCACATCCGATATCTCCTTCTACTCATCTTTTTCCCTCCGACCCGACTTATTCCAACTACCCTTCAAAG GTCCAGGTTTTGCTTCCGAGTCTCTGACCCCAACAAAGGAAAACAGCATAGTTCCAGACGTTGCTGCAACTGTGGCAGCTGTTAAGAACCCTACTTCCAAGATCCTTTATGATGAGTACAACCATGAGCGTTACCCTCCAGGTGACCCCAGCAAGCGGGCATTTGCCTATTTTGTCCTGACTGGTGGTAGGTTTGTCTATGCCTCAGTGATTCGTCTCCTCATCCTCAAGTTTGTGCTGAGCATGTCAGCCAGTAAGGATGTTCTTGCAATGGCCTCGCTTGAGGTTGATCTGTCCAGTATTGAGCCGGGCTCTACTGTGACTGTTAAGTGGCGTGGAAAGCCAGTCTTCATCAGGCGCCGAACTGAGGATGATATAAAGCTGGCAAATAGTGTTGATGTTGGATCTCTTCGAGACCCACAGCTGGACTCAGAGAGGGTTAAGAATCCTGAATGGCTCATTGTTGTTGGAGTCTGCACGCATCTGGGTTGCATTCCCTTGCCAAATGCTGGTGACTTCGGTGGATGGTTCTGCCCATGCCATGGATCCCATTACGATATATCTGGTAGGATTCGTAAGGGGCCAGCTCCATACAATTTGGAGGTACCGACGTACTCCTTTTTGGAAGAGAACAAGTTACTGGTTGGTTGA